The Sulfitobacter sp. SK011 genome has a window encoding:
- a CDS encoding RNA methyltransferase, whose protein sequence is MTETTQPPTIPAFVLVRPQMGENIGAAARAMWNFGLDHMRLVAPRDGWPNPAADALASGAGRLLDEAALFGDLPSALGDCDFVFATTARGRDLTKPVFSPEAAMKEAATRIGSGQRVAVLFGPERAGLENDDIARSNAIISVPVNPNFASLNLAQCVLLTGYEWMRAQGDVTAQSVEMAGTDWANNSEIEHLGAHFEDRLNEAGFFFPEHKATSMKLNLRNMWSRMPLTRADVQMLHGMMRQMVRWKERD, encoded by the coding sequence ATGACAGAAACGACACAGCCCCCCACGATCCCGGCCTTTGTTCTGGTGCGCCCGCAAATGGGCGAAAACATCGGCGCTGCGGCGCGCGCGATGTGGAACTTTGGCCTTGATCACATGCGGCTGGTGGCCCCGCGGGATGGCTGGCCCAATCCGGCGGCTGACGCACTGGCGTCCGGGGCCGGGCGGCTGCTGGACGAGGCGGCCCTGTTTGGCGATCTGCCCTCTGCCCTGGGGGATTGCGATTTTGTGTTTGCCACCACGGCGCGGGGCCGTGACCTGACCAAACCCGTGTTCAGCCCAGAGGCCGCAATGAAAGAAGCCGCGACGCGCATTGGGTCCGGACAGCGGGTTGCAGTGCTTTTTGGCCCCGAGCGGGCCGGGTTGGAAAACGACGATATCGCGCGCTCGAACGCGATCATCTCGGTGCCGGTCAATCCGAATTTTGCCTCACTGAACCTTGCGCAATGCGTGTTGCTGACGGGGTATGAATGGATGCGCGCACAGGGCGATGTGACGGCGCAATCGGTTGAGATGGCAGGCACCGATTGGGCCAACAACAGTGAGATTGAGCATCTGGGCGCGCATTTTGAGGACCGCCTGAACGAGGCCGGGTTCTTTTTCCCCGAACACAAGGCCACCTCAATGAAGCTGAACCTGCGCAACATGTGGTCTCGGATGCCGCTGACCCGTGCAGACGTGCAGATGCTGCATGGCATGATGCGGCAAATGGTACGTTGGAAAGAGCGCGACTAG
- the ctaA gene encoding heme A synthase yields MAEKRKLFEEVGTPEAARPVVATGVIDRGRGGARGAIRIWLMILFALVFVMIAVGGATRLTDSGLSITEWRPITGAMPPMNDADWQSEFAKYQEIDEFQVQNSWMQLADFKRIYWWEWGHRQLGRVIGLVWAVGFFWFLLRKQIPNGWTGRLLLLGALGGAQGAIGWWMVASGVTTGAGTTDVASYRLATHLGLAFVILGFITWYMLMLGRSERDLMQARRAKETRQFGLATGLLHFAFLQILIGALVAGIDAGRYFVDWPLMQGQFFPPDAFNLTPGWRNFFENPGLVQFIHRVVGYLLLAFGIVVWLRGRKSAHPHTRFAFNAVMAALALQVVLGITTVLYAAPVHIALCHQTLAVVLWVLILRARFLSAYPIATSLRGTKP; encoded by the coding sequence ATGGCAGAAAAACGCAAGTTATTTGAGGAAGTCGGCACGCCCGAGGCTGCGCGACCCGTGGTGGCGACCGGCGTGATTGACCGCGGGCGCGGCGGCGCGCGCGGGGCCATTCGCATCTGGTTGATGATCCTTTTTGCACTGGTGTTTGTGATGATCGCTGTTGGCGGTGCCACGCGCCTGACGGATTCTGGCCTGTCGATCACCGAATGGCGTCCCATCACCGGGGCAATGCCGCCGATGAATGACGCAGACTGGCAATCTGAATTTGCCAAGTATCAAGAGATTGACGAATTTCAGGTGCAGAACTCATGGATGCAACTGGCCGATTTCAAGCGCATCTATTGGTGGGAATGGGGCCACCGGCAATTGGGCCGGGTGATCGGTCTGGTCTGGGCCGTTGGTTTTTTCTGGTTCTTGCTGCGCAAGCAGATCCCCAACGGCTGGACCGGACGATTGCTGTTGCTGGGCGCGCTTGGCGGTGCCCAGGGAGCCATCGGGTGGTGGATGGTCGCATCCGGTGTCACAACCGGGGCAGGGACCACAGATGTGGCGAGCTACCGATTGGCCACCCATCTGGGGCTGGCCTTTGTCATTCTGGGTTTTATCACCTGGTACATGCTGATGCTGGGCCGGTCAGAGCGTGACCTGATGCAGGCCCGCCGCGCAAAAGAGACCCGGCAATTTGGCCTTGCCACCGGGTTGCTGCATTTCGCGTTTCTGCAAATCCTGATCGGGGCGCTGGTCGCGGGAATTGATGCGGGCCGGTATTTTGTCGATTGGCCGCTCATGCAGGGGCAGTTCTTCCCGCCCGATGCGTTCAATCTGACCCCCGGTTGGCGCAATTTCTTTGAAAACCCCGGTCTGGTGCAATTCATTCACCGCGTTGTGGGCTACCTGCTGCTCGCATTTGGTATTGTCGTTTGGCTACGCGGGCGCAAATCGGCGCACCCCCACACCCGCTTTGCCTTCAATGCGGTGATGGCCGCTTTGGCCTTGCAGGTCGTGCTGGGCATCACCACCGTTCTTTATGCCGCACCGGTGCACATCGCCCTTTGTCATCAGACACTGGCCGTGGTCCTGTGGGTGCTTATCCTGCGGGCGCGGTTCCTGAGCGCCTATCCGATCGCCACATCTTTGAGAGGAACGAAACCATGA
- a CDS encoding carboxypeptidase M32: MTAYDDLMAFQRETEALSQVAGRLGWDQETVMPRAAAPQRGEEMAAMESMLHARRVDPRVGDWLSGIDQATLDDVGRANMRLIQRSYDRASKVPAQLAARIARVTSEAQGIWAEARAKDNFASFAPTLTEVIGLKREEGQALSAGGDVYDAMLEDYEPGTTGADLAAMFGALRPELSALRAAVREAEAPPVLEGVFDEGAQMKLTRQLAKTFGYDMSRGRVDKAVHPFSSGGGLDVRITTRTNELDPFNCLYSTIHEVGHAAYEQGIDPDYLLTPLGRGVSMGVHESQSRIYENQLGRSRAFTGWLYGQMKEAFGDFGVADAETFYRIVNRVSDGFIRTEADELQYNLHVLMRFDLERALITHDLQVDDLEAAWNDRFEADFGFAVDRPSDGVLQDVHWAVGLIGYFPTYSLGNVYAGCLNEALRKAVPGLDDELAQGDTSSATSWLRENVQIHGGLYEPRDVIERASGTAPSEAPLLSYLKTKFADIYAL; the protein is encoded by the coding sequence ATGACTGCATATGACGACCTGATGGCATTTCAACGCGAAACCGAAGCGCTGTCGCAGGTGGCCGGGCGCCTTGGCTGGGATCAGGAAACCGTGATGCCCCGTGCCGCCGCCCCGCAGCGCGGTGAAGAAATGGCCGCAATGGAAAGCATGTTGCACGCCCGCCGCGTTGACCCGCGCGTCGGCGATTGGCTGTCAGGTATTGACCAGGCAACATTGGATGATGTGGGCCGCGCCAATATGCGTCTTATTCAACGCAGCTATGACCGCGCGAGCAAAGTGCCCGCCCAATTGGCCGCCCGCATTGCCCGCGTGACATCCGAAGCCCAGGGCATCTGGGCAGAAGCCCGTGCGAAGGACAATTTTGCGTCCTTTGCCCCAACCTTGACCGAAGTCATCGGGCTGAAGCGCGAGGAGGGTCAGGCCCTATCCGCTGGCGGTGATGTCTATGACGCGATGCTGGAAGATTACGAACCGGGCACCACTGGCGCTGATCTGGCAGCGATGTTCGGTGCCCTGCGTCCCGAATTGAGCGCGCTGCGTGCCGCCGTGCGCGAGGCGGAGGCACCGCCCGTGCTGGAAGGCGTGTTTGACGAAGGCGCGCAGATGAAACTGACGCGGCAATTGGCCAAGACCTTTGGCTATGACATGAGCCGGGGCCGCGTGGACAAGGCGGTGCATCCATTCTCGTCCGGTGGCGGCCTTGATGTGCGCATCACCACGCGCACCAACGAACTGGACCCGTTCAACTGCCTTTATTCCACCATTCACGAGGTCGGCCATGCCGCCTATGAACAGGGCATCGACCCTGACTATCTGCTGACGCCTTTGGGGCGGGGCGTGTCGATGGGCGTACACGAAAGCCAAAGCCGCATCTACGAAAACCAGTTGGGCCGCAGCCGTGCGTTCACCGGCTGGCTTTACGGCCAGATGAAAGAAGCCTTTGGTGATTTCGGTGTGGCTGATGCGGAAACCTTCTATCGCATAGTCAATCGTGTCTCGGACGGGTTCATCCGAACCGAGGCTGACGAACTGCAATATAACCTGCATGTGCTGATGCGCTTTGATCTGGAACGGGCGCTGATCACCCATGATCTGCAGGTCGATGACCTTGAGGCGGCATGGAATGACCGGTTTGAGGCTGACTTTGGCTTTGCCGTCGACCGTCCCTCTGACGGCGTCTTGCAGGATGTGCATTGGGCCGTAGGTCTGATTGGGTATTTCCCGACCTATAGTCTGGGCAATGTCTACGCCGGATGTCTGAATGAGGCGCTGCGAAAGGCGGTGCCGGGGCTGGACGATGAACTTGCCCAGGGCGACACCAGCAGTGCAACATCATGGCTGCGCGAAAATGTGCAGATTCATGGTGGGCTTTATGAACCGCGTGACGTCATTGAACGCGCCTCAGGAACCGCCCCATCAGAAGCGCCATTGCTGTCGTATCTGAAAACCAAGTTTGCAGATATTTACGCGTTATAG
- the gyrA gene encoding DNA gyrase subunit A, with product MNDTPDTPENDEENMPERPIFDGPSVSIEHEMRTSYLDYAMSVIVSRAIPDLRDGLKPVHRRIIYSMYEKGITHDKTYRKSAKSVGDVMGSYHPHGDSAIYDALVRMAQDFSMSVPLIDGQGNFGSMDGDSAAAMRYTESRLDKVASYMTSDLDKDTVDFMDNYDGKEREPSVLPSRFPNMLVNGAGGIAVGMATNIPPHNLGEVIDACQALIEDPDLTTEQLIEYVPGPDFPTGGIMLGRAGARKAYLEGRGSVIIRAKTRVEEIRKDRWAIVIDEIPYQVNKSAMIEKIAEQVREKKIDGIAHVQDESDRNGVRVVIELKRDATAEVVMNQLFRFTQMQTYFGCNMLALNGGRPETLTLRKFLTAFIDFREDVVARRTAFLLRKARERSHILCGLAVAVTNIDEVVASIRSSADAAEAREKLMTRRWPARDILPYIALIDDPTHTANDDGTYNLSEAQARAILELRLQRLTQIGVKEVTDELEELASKIKEYLEILGSRERIMSIIADELKEVRDLFAVPRRTEIVDWSGDMEDEDLIAREDMVVTVTSGGYIKRTPLADFRSQRRGGKGVSGMATKEEDVVTTLFVANTHTQLLFFTTDGMVYKLKTWRLPQGGRTSKGKAIVNILPIPTGVSIAAIMPVDRAEDEWDDLQVVFATSAGTVRRNKLSDFTNVMRNGKIAMKFEDDHADTTLINARIASNDDDVMLVTNSGRAIRFRATDVRVFNSRASVGVRGIKLSGKDKVVSMSIIRHFDATSDERQAYLKMRRAVAGLADDADMSDEEEINANATISPDKYAEMSAVENLILTISAKGAGKLSSSHDYPLRGRGGLGVTAMDKAMRGGDIVASFPVELDDQIMLATSKGQSIRVPVEGISFRSRSAGGVKVFDTGKGEVVVSVAWIADQGDEVDEDVEAPEA from the coding sequence GTGAACGATACGCCGGATACCCCTGAAAACGATGAAGAAAATATGCCTGAACGCCCCATCTTTGATGGGCCTTCGGTCAGCATCGAACACGAAATGCGCACATCCTATCTGGATTATGCCATGTCGGTCATCGTCAGCCGTGCCATTCCAGACCTGCGCGATGGTCTGAAACCGGTCCATCGGCGGATCATTTATTCGATGTACGAAAAGGGCATTACCCACGACAAAACATACCGTAAATCCGCAAAATCGGTTGGCGATGTGATGGGCTCGTATCACCCGCATGGTGATTCAGCGATTTACGACGCGCTTGTGCGGATGGCGCAGGACTTCTCGATGTCGGTGCCGCTGATTGATGGTCAGGGCAACTTTGGCTCCATGGATGGCGATTCTGCTGCGGCGATGCGGTATACTGAATCCCGGCTCGACAAGGTCGCGTCGTACATGACCAGTGATCTGGACAAAGACACTGTCGATTTCATGGACAACTACGATGGCAAGGAACGCGAGCCATCGGTGCTGCCGTCACGTTTCCCGAACATGCTGGTGAATGGCGCTGGCGGGATTGCGGTTGGTATGGCCACCAACATTCCGCCGCACAATCTGGGTGAGGTTATTGATGCCTGTCAGGCGTTGATCGAAGACCCTGATCTGACCACGGAACAGTTGATCGAATATGTCCCCGGCCCCGACTTTCCGACGGGTGGCATCATGTTGGGCCGGGCCGGTGCGCGCAAAGCCTATCTTGAAGGGCGCGGCAGCGTGATCATTCGTGCCAAAACGCGGGTTGAGGAAATCCGCAAGGACCGCTGGGCCATTGTCATCGACGAGATCCCCTATCAGGTCAACAAATCCGCGATGATCGAAAAGATCGCCGAACAGGTACGTGAAAAGAAGATCGACGGCATTGCCCATGTTCAGGACGAAAGCGATCGCAACGGCGTGCGCGTGGTGATCGAACTCAAGCGCGACGCGACGGCCGAAGTGGTGATGAACCAATTGTTCCGCTTCACCCAGATGCAGACCTATTTTGGCTGTAACATGCTGGCGCTCAACGGCGGTCGGCCGGAAACACTGACGCTGCGCAAGTTTCTGACCGCGTTCATTGATTTCCGCGAAGACGTGGTGGCCCGCCGCACTGCGTTTTTGCTGCGCAAGGCACGTGAACGCAGCCATATCTTGTGTGGTCTGGCCGTGGCTGTGACCAATATTGACGAGGTGGTCGCCAGCATCCGGTCGTCGGCTGATGCCGCTGAGGCCCGTGAAAAACTGATGACCCGGCGCTGGCCTGCGCGCGATATCCTGCCCTACATCGCGCTGATTGACGATCCAACCCACACGGCCAACGACGATGGCACCTATAACCTGTCCGAGGCCCAAGCCCGCGCCATTTTGGAGCTGCGGTTGCAGCGCCTGACCCAGATCGGTGTCAAGGAAGTCACGGATGAACTGGAAGAACTTGCCTCTAAGATCAAGGAATACCTTGAGATTCTGGGCAGCCGTGAGCGGATCATGAGCATCATCGCGGATGAGCTGAAAGAGGTGCGTGATCTCTTTGCCGTGCCGCGTCGCACCGAGATTGTCGACTGGTCCGGCGATATGGAAGACGAAGACCTGATCGCACGCGAGGACATGGTCGTGACCGTCACCTCCGGCGGCTACATCAAACGCACGCCTTTGGCCGATTTCCGCAGCCAGCGCCGCGGTGGTAAGGGCGTTTCGGGCATGGCCACCAAAGAAGAAGACGTGGTGACCACGCTTTTTGTCGCCAACACCCATACGCAACTGTTGTTCTTTACGACCGACGGTATGGTCTACAAGCTCAAGACATGGCGCCTGCCGCAAGGGGGCCGCACGTCCAAGGGCAAGGCGATTGTGAACATCCTGCCGATCCCGACAGGTGTCAGCATTGCCGCGATCATGCCGGTGGACCGTGCCGAGGATGAGTGGGACGATTTGCAGGTGGTTTTCGCCACATCGGCAGGCACCGTGCGCCGCAACAAGCTGAGTGATTTCACCAATGTGATGCGCAATGGCAAGATCGCGATGAAGTTCGAGGATGACCACGCCGATACCACGCTGATCAATGCACGCATCGCGTCAAACGATGATGACGTGATGCTGGTCACAAACTCTGGCCGTGCAATCCGGTTCCGCGCAACAGATGTAAGGGTGTTCAATTCACGCGCCTCCGTGGGTGTGCGCGGCATCAAGTTGAGCGGCAAAGACAAAGTGGTGTCCATGTCGATCATCCGTCATTTCGACGCAACATCCGATGAACGGCAGGCCTATCTCAAGATGCGCCGTGCGGTCGCCGGGTTGGCCGATGATGCGGACATGTCTGACGAAGAAGAGATCAACGCAAACGCAACAATCTCACCCGACAAATATGCGGAAATGTCCGCCGTTGAGAACCTTATCCTGACGATCAGTGCCAAGGGCGCGGGCAAGCTCAGCTCCAGTCACGACTATCCTTTGCGCGGTCGCGGTGGTCTTGGCGTCACGGCGATGGACAAGGCGATGCGCGGTGGCGACATTGTGGCGTCCTTCCCCGTCGAGCTGGATGATCAGATTATGCTGGCCACATCCAAAGGCCAATCCATCCGGGTGCCGGTTGAGGGTATCTCGTTCCGCTCGCGCAGTGCTGGAGGCGTCAAGGTTTTTGATACCGGCAAAGGTGAAGTCGTCGTCAGCGTGGCATGGATTGCCGATCAGGGCGACGAAGTTGACGAGGATGTAGAAGCACCAGAGGCCTAA
- a CDS encoding usg protein, whose protein sequence is MPRSETELMLKGYGLTTAEFFYHMPDFTHVLNSFVWQEYDIAPDHPELFKFVEFWQSEIEGPLHSVRFSHRKLLSSGEWHNQVGEFTLH, encoded by the coding sequence ATGCCCCGATCAGAAACCGAATTGATGCTCAAAGGCTATGGGCTTACCACGGCGGAATTCTTCTATCATATGCCTGATTTTACCCATGTGCTGAACAGTTTCGTCTGGCAGGAATACGATATCGCCCCGGATCATCCTGAACTCTTTAAATTTGTCGAATTTTGGCAGTCCGAGATCGAGGGGCCCCTGCATTCGGTGCGGTTCAGCCATCGCAAACTGCTTTCCTCCGGGGAATGGCACAATCAGGTTGGCGAATTCACGCTGCACTAG
- a CDS encoding radical SAM protein: protein MKDLQASNTAANSGKFQDPHVTAKGEARAAVSLTDPQTLWFNTGTLCNIECVNCYIESSPTNDALVYITADEVAAYLDQIETRKWPVREIAFTGGEPFMNPQMIDMTEAALARGYEVLILTNAMRPMMRKNMQDGLVRLEKTYPGKMTLRISVDHFRAALHDAERGDGAFQKTLTGMKWLRDHGFRMAVAGRSVFGDSDASSRDGYAAFFAEQGFDIDAQNPAMTVLFPEMDETVEVPEITTGCWDILDKSPSTIMCASSRMVVKRKGAAKPAVLACTLLPYSPEFELGETLEQAERDVSLNHPHCAKFCVLGGASCSA from the coding sequence ATGAAAGATTTGCAGGCGTCAAATACAGCAGCAAATTCCGGCAAATTTCAGGACCCCCACGTCACCGCCAAAGGCGAGGCCCGCGCGGCCGTATCGCTGACAGACCCGCAAACGCTTTGGTTCAACACCGGAACCCTGTGCAACATTGAATGTGTGAACTGCTATATCGAAAGCAGCCCCACCAATGACGCACTTGTCTATATCACCGCCGATGAGGTCGCCGCGTATCTGGATCAGATTGAAACGCGCAAATGGCCGGTCAGAGAGATCGCTTTTACCGGGGGTGAACCGTTCATGAACCCTCAGATGATCGACATGACAGAGGCCGCTTTGGCGCGCGGATACGAGGTGTTGATCCTCACCAACGCCATGCGTCCGATGATGCGGAAAAACATGCAAGACGGGTTGGTGCGGCTTGAAAAGACCTATCCGGGAAAAATGACCCTGCGGATATCCGTCGATCATTTTCGCGCGGCGTTGCATGATGCCGAACGGGGGGACGGCGCGTTTCAAAAGACCCTGACCGGTATGAAATGGTTGCGCGATCATGGGTTCCGGATGGCGGTGGCCGGGCGGTCGGTTTTTGGGGACAGTGATGCATCAAGCCGCGATGGGTATGCTGCATTTTTTGCCGAACAAGGGTTTGATATTGACGCGCAAAACCCTGCTATGACGGTGTTGTTTCCTGAAATGGACGAAACGGTGGAAGTGCCGGAAATCACCACCGGCTGTTGGGACATTCTGGATAAATCCCCAAGCACGATCATGTGCGCATCGTCGCGGATGGTGGTCAAACGCAAGGGTGCCGCAAAACCTGCCGTGCTGGCGTGTACGTTGCTGCCCTATTCGCCTGAATTTGAACTTGGCGAAACGCTTGAGCAGGCCGAGCGTGATGTGTCATTGAACCACCCCCATTGCGCCAAGTTCTGTGTGCTTGGCGGGGCCAGTTGTTCGGCCTGA
- the zwf gene encoding glucose-6-phosphate dehydrogenase, with protein sequence MVSRVIPVDPFDLVIFGGTGDLARRKILPGLFRRFCAGQMPADARIVGAARTDMDTAAYRAMVSDAIGEFGGEFACEGTTLKKFLEQIDYIAIDARGEKGWAELQEMMSGTGRVEAYYFSVSPSLFGDLAERLQHWGMADHESRIVVEKPFGRDLETARALNKTLATYFAESQIYRIDHYLGKETVQNLMAVRFGNMLFEPLWNAQYVDHIQITVAETVGVGGRGEYYDKSGAMRDMVQNHLMQLLCLIAMEPPARFDPDAVRDEKLKVIRALDPVEPHHIARGQYLAEVGNEAENPDYRTAVNDPRSHTESFVALKAKISNWRWAGTPFYLRTGKRMSARSSEITVVFKETPHSIFAEDAGRHRNVLSIRLQPNEGITLGVTIKEPGPGGMRLIDVPLDMTFADALGDQDADHVDAYERLIMDVIRGNQTLFMRGDEVEAAWAWTDPLIQGWEARNDVPKPYDSGSDGPTVSTELMRRDGREWRKV encoded by the coding sequence ATGGTCTCTCGCGTAATTCCGGTCGATCCATTTGATCTGGTCATTTTTGGCGGCACAGGGGATCTGGCCCGGCGCAAAATCCTGCCGGGATTGTTTCGTCGTTTCTGTGCCGGGCAAATGCCCGCCGATGCAAGAATCGTGGGTGCCGCGCGCACAGACATGGACACTGCCGCGTACCGCGCGATGGTTTCTGACGCGATCGGCGAATTTGGCGGGGAGTTCGCCTGTGAAGGAACAACCTTAAAGAAATTCCTCGAACAGATTGACTATATAGCTATCGACGCACGCGGCGAAAAAGGCTGGGCAGAGCTTCAGGAAATGATGTCCGGAACGGGCAGGGTAGAAGCCTATTATTTCTCTGTCTCACCCTCGCTTTTCGGGGATCTGGCCGAGCGTCTGCAACACTGGGGCATGGCCGATCACGAAAGCCGCATCGTGGTGGAAAAACCCTTTGGCCGCGATCTTGAAACCGCGCGCGCGCTCAACAAGACGCTTGCCACTTATTTTGCAGAAAGCCAGATTTACCGCATTGACCATTATCTTGGCAAAGAGACCGTGCAAAACCTGATGGCGGTGCGGTTCGGCAATATGCTGTTTGAGCCATTATGGAATGCACAATACGTCGATCACATCCAGATCACGGTTGCCGAAACGGTTGGCGTGGGGGGCCGGGGTGAATATTACGACAAGTCGGGTGCGATGCGCGATATGGTGCAGAACCACTTGATGCAGCTTTTGTGCCTGATCGCGATGGAACCCCCCGCGCGCTTTGATCCCGATGCGGTGCGCGATGAAAAACTCAAGGTCATCCGCGCCCTTGATCCTGTTGAACCGCACCATATCGCGCGCGGACAATATCTGGCGGAAGTTGGCAACGAGGCTGAAAACCCAGACTATCGCACTGCCGTCAATGACCCGCGCAGCCACACAGAAAGCTTTGTGGCGCTCAAAGCGAAAATCAGCAACTGGCGGTGGGCCGGGACACCGTTCTATCTGCGCACCGGCAAACGGATGTCTGCGCGCAGTTCCGAAATCACCGTGGTGTTCAAGGAAACCCCACACTCGATCTTTGCAGAAGACGCCGGAAGGCACCGCAATGTGTTGTCGATCCGGTTGCAGCCCAATGAGGGCATCACACTGGGCGTGACCATCAAGGAACCGGGCCCCGGCGGCATGCGCCTGATCGACGTGCCGCTTGATATGACCTTTGCGGACGCGTTGGGCGATCAGGATGCGGATCACGTAGATGCCTATGAACGTCTGATCATGGATGTGATCCGTGGCAATCAGACATTGTTCATGCGCGGCGACGAGGTTGAGGCGGCCTGGGCATGGACCGATCCCTTGATCCAGGGCTGGGAGGCGCGCAATGATGTGCCCAAACCCTATGACAGCGGCTCTGACGGGCCGACGGTGTCAACGGAATTGATGCGGCGGGATGGCCGTGAATGGCGAAAGGTTTAG
- the pgl gene encoding 6-phosphogluconolactonase, protein MNIIEYADREMLAMNVADKLASELKACLLVHETASFAVPGGTTPGPIFDLLNGTDIEWDRVHVMLTDERWVPQDHAQSNAGLIRERLLVNDAAAATFVPFYQPGLDPSEGSAQVAKGLKDELPISVLMLGMGADMHTASLFPGAEGLDAALAGNAPLLCPIQPKGHDIARVTLPGHVLQGAMAKHLVIFGTDKRDALERARSLPPEQAPIATVLHDTEIHWAE, encoded by the coding sequence GTGAATATCATCGAATACGCAGACAGAGAGATGTTGGCGATGAATGTCGCTGATAAGTTGGCCAGTGAATTGAAAGCATGCCTGTTGGTCCACGAAACTGCTTCCTTCGCGGTGCCGGGCGGGACAACACCCGGCCCGATCTTTGATTTGCTGAATGGCACTGACATTGAATGGGACCGTGTCCATGTGATGCTGACCGATGAACGTTGGGTGCCGCAGGATCACGCACAATCCAACGCGGGGCTGATCCGGGAACGATTGCTGGTGAACGATGCGGCGGCGGCGACATTTGTACCGTTTTATCAACCGGGGCTGGACCCATCCGAGGGCAGTGCGCAGGTCGCCAAAGGTCTGAAGGACGAACTGCCTATTTCCGTGCTGATGCTTGGTATGGGTGCTGACATGCACACCGCATCGCTGTTTCCGGGGGCCGAAGGTCTGGATGCGGCCCTCGCTGGGAATGCGCCGCTGCTCTGCCCGATCCAGCCAAAGGGCCACGATATTGCCCGCGTCACACTGCCCGGCCATGTGCTGCAGGGGGCGATGGCCAAACATCTCGTCATCTTTGGCACCGACAAACGCGATGCGTTGGAAAGGGCGCGATCCTTGCCACCAGAGCAGGCCCCGATCGCCACGGTGCTGCATGACACAGAGATACATTGGGCGGAGTGA